From a region of the Qipengyuania spongiae genome:
- a CDS encoding DEAD/DEAH box helicase, with product MTQSSEHTFENLGLSQPVLQALDLKGYSTPTPIQAQAIPSVLEGRDLLGIAQTGTGKTAAFMLPSIDNLREADRQTPFKSCRMLVLAPTRELAGQIADSAKDYGALAGLKVQSIVGGTSVNKDRNKLHRGTDILVATPGRLLDLIDQKAFQLNGVEILVLDEADQMLDLGFIHALRRISQLVPAERQTLFFSATMPAQIKELVGKYCNNPATVSVTPAATTAERIDQYLFMVQQDEKQTLLEMILKGQHDVPGKFERILVFARTKHGCDRVVKNLARAGIAANAIHGNKSQPQRQRALDEFKRGKTPVLVATDVAARGIDIPGVSHVINYELPNVPDQYVHRIGRTARAGRDGVAIAFCAEDERDYLKDIRKNTDAEFERLPLPDNFRAVVEGVGPTKRPPPGQKMKQPRVTPTGDAARRAKPKAKHPARKGKPQGAGERTGERGGERAGGQGRPGGRNRNRNRSRGGGGGGARGQA from the coding sequence ATGACGCAATCTTCAGAACATACTTTCGAGAATCTGGGGCTGTCCCAGCCCGTTCTCCAGGCCCTCGACCTCAAGGGCTATTCCACCCCGACGCCGATCCAGGCGCAGGCCATTCCTTCCGTGCTGGAGGGGCGCGACCTGCTTGGCATCGCGCAGACCGGCACCGGCAAGACGGCTGCCTTCATGCTGCCCAGCATCGACAATCTGCGCGAGGCCGACAGGCAGACGCCGTTCAAGTCCTGCCGGATGCTGGTGCTCGCCCCGACGCGCGAACTTGCAGGGCAGATCGCCGACAGCGCCAAGGATTACGGCGCGCTCGCCGGATTGAAGGTGCAGTCGATCGTCGGCGGCACCTCGGTCAACAAGGACCGCAACAAGCTGCATCGCGGCACCGACATCCTCGTCGCGACGCCGGGCCGCCTGCTCGACCTGATCGACCAGAAGGCGTTCCAGCTGAACGGGGTCGAGATCCTCGTGCTGGACGAGGCGGACCAGATGCTCGACCTCGGCTTCATCCACGCGCTGCGACGGATCAGCCAGCTCGTGCCGGCCGAGCGCCAGACGCTGTTCTTCTCCGCCACCATGCCCGCGCAGATCAAGGAACTGGTGGGCAAGTACTGCAACAACCCGGCGACCGTTTCCGTCACTCCGGCGGCGACCACGGCCGAGCGGATCGACCAGTATCTCTTCATGGTCCAGCAGGACGAGAAGCAGACCCTGCTCGAGATGATCCTCAAGGGTCAGCACGATGTGCCGGGCAAGTTTGAGCGCATCCTGGTATTCGCGCGGACCAAGCATGGCTGCGACCGGGTGGTGAAGAACCTCGCCCGCGCCGGGATCGCCGCCAATGCGATCCACGGCAACAAGAGCCAGCCGCAGCGCCAGCGCGCGCTCGATGAGTTCAAGCGCGGCAAGACGCCGGTGCTGGTGGCGACTGATGTCGCGGCGCGCGGGATCGACATTCCCGGCGTCAGTCACGTCATCAATTACGAGCTGCCGAACGTGCCCGACCAGTACGTCCATCGCATCGGCCGCACCGCGCGCGCCGGACGTGACGGGGTCGCCATCGCCTTTTGTGCGGAGGACGAGCGCGATTACCTCAAGGACATCCGCAAGAACACCGATGCGGAGTTCGAGCGCCTGCCGCTGCCGGACAATTTCCGCGCCGTGGTGGAAGGCGTGGGCCCCACCAAGCGCCCGCCTCCGGGTCAGAAGATGAAGCAGCCGCGCGTCACGCCGACAGGCGATGCCGCACGGCGCGCCAAGCCCAAGGCCAAGCATCCCGCGCGCAAGGGCAAGCCGCAAGGTGCCGGAGAGCGCACCGGGGAGCGTGGTGGAGAACGCGCGGGCGGGCAGGGCCGGCCCGGCGGGCGCAACCGGAACCGCAACCGCAGTCGTGGTGGCGGCGGCGGAGGGGCGCGCGGTCAGGCCTGA
- the gorA gene encoding glutathione-disulfide reductase — MAATSDTAEYDFDLFTIGAGSGGVRASRVSAAHGAKVAIAEEHRVGGTCVIRGCVPKKMLVYGAHFAEDLEDCQKFGWEIETKKFDWTKLRDNVLADVDRLEGAYTETLENHDVTIFKERAEITGPHEITLASGRKVTAKIILVATGARPHMPECQGAEHAISSNEAFHLDELPKKIIIAGGGYIANEFAGIFNEFGCDVHIVNRGDRLLRHYDEAVRDRLLQISTMKGIKFRFNTTFEYIKPCDEGGYFVKMSDCEEERADLVMFAVGRLPNTEGLGLDKAGVEMGEKGEIKVDRFSKTNVDHIYAVGDVTDRVQLTPVAIREGQAFADTVFGKGDPVAVDHGCIPSAVFSHPPIAAVGMTEGEAKNKLGSVKVYLSDFRPMKNVLAGRNERSLIKMICDGENGKIVGIHMIAPDAPEMMQAAAIAVKAGLTKADFDATTAIHPTMAEELVLMR; from the coding sequence ATGGCCGCCACCAGCGACACTGCCGAATACGATTTCGACCTCTTCACCATCGGCGCGGGCTCCGGCGGCGTGCGCGCCAGCAGGGTGTCCGCGGCGCATGGGGCGAAAGTGGCCATTGCCGAGGAACACCGGGTCGGCGGCACCTGCGTGATCCGTGGCTGCGTGCCCAAGAAGATGCTCGTCTATGGCGCGCATTTCGCCGAGGATCTGGAAGACTGCCAGAAGTTCGGCTGGGAGATCGAGACCAAGAAGTTCGATTGGACCAAGCTGCGCGACAACGTGCTTGCCGATGTCGACCGGCTGGAAGGCGCCTATACCGAGACGCTCGAGAACCACGACGTCACGATCTTCAAGGAACGGGCCGAGATCACCGGCCCGCACGAGATCACTCTTGCCAGCGGCCGCAAGGTGACGGCGAAGATCATCCTCGTCGCTACCGGCGCGCGGCCGCACATGCCCGAATGTCAGGGCGCCGAGCACGCGATCAGCTCGAACGAGGCGTTCCATCTCGACGAACTGCCGAAGAAGATCATCATCGCGGGCGGAGGCTACATCGCCAACGAATTCGCCGGTATCTTCAACGAGTTCGGCTGCGATGTTCACATCGTCAATCGCGGCGACCGGCTGCTGCGCCATTATGACGAGGCAGTGAGGGACCGGCTGCTCCAGATCAGCACGATGAAGGGCATCAAGTTTCGCTTCAACACCACCTTCGAGTACATCAAGCCGTGCGACGAGGGCGGCTATTTCGTGAAGATGTCGGATTGCGAAGAGGAACGCGCGGACCTCGTGATGTTTGCGGTCGGGCGCCTTCCCAACACCGAGGGTCTCGGCCTCGACAAGGCCGGGGTCGAGATGGGCGAAAAGGGCGAGATCAAGGTCGATCGCTTCAGCAAGACCAATGTCGACCATATCTATGCCGTGGGCGACGTGACCGACCGGGTGCAGCTGACCCCGGTCGCGATCCGCGAGGGGCAGGCCTTCGCCGACACCGTATTTGGCAAGGGCGATCCGGTCGCGGTCGATCACGGCTGCATCCCCAGCGCCGTGTTCAGCCACCCGCCCATCGCCGCGGTGGGCATGACGGAGGGTGAGGCCAAGAACAAGCTCGGCAGCGTGAAGGTCTATCTCAGCGATTTCCGCCCGATGAAGAACGTGCTGGCGGGCCGGAACGAACGCAGCCTCATCAAGATGATCTGCGATGGCGAGAACGGCAAGATCGTGGGCATCCACATGATCGCACCCGACGCGCCCGAGATGATGCAGGCCGCCGCGATCGCGGTGAAGGCCGGGCTGACCAAGGCCGATTTCGACGCCACCACCGCCATTCACCCGACCATGGCCGAGGAACTCGTCCTGATGCGGTGA
- a CDS encoding TspO/MBR family protein — translation MNTLASRGQLRASFLRWALVTVPLCLLGLIPGAIWNADTAWFASLAKPAIFPPGAVFGIVWTTLYVLMGIAFALVCAAWGARGRTAAIALFLVQLVVNFAWTPVFFGAFQITGGLVVIAVLAVLVIATTAMFWKIRTLAGLLMLPYLAWVLFAMVLNYQFLQLNPDADGGVSDTAADRVRIAQ, via the coding sequence GTGAACACATTGGCATCTCGCGGGCAGCTGCGCGCAAGTTTCCTTCGCTGGGCGCTGGTCACGGTGCCGCTGTGCCTGCTCGGGCTGATCCCGGGCGCGATCTGGAATGCGGACACGGCGTGGTTCGCCAGCCTCGCCAAGCCGGCGATCTTTCCCCCGGGCGCGGTGTTCGGGATCGTCTGGACGACGCTCTATGTCCTGATGGGCATCGCTTTCGCGCTGGTCTGCGCGGCATGGGGCGCCAGGGGCCGCACCGCCGCGATCGCACTGTTTCTGGTGCAATTGGTGGTGAACTTCGCCTGGACGCCGGTTTTCTTCGGCGCGTTCCAGATCACCGGGGGCCTCGTGGTGATCGCCGTGCTCGCCGTGCTGGTGATCGCGACCACCGCGATGTTCTGGAAGATCCGCACGCTGGCGGGGCTGCTGATGCTGCCCTACCTCGCCTGGGTGCTGTTCGCCATGGTGCTGAACTACCAGTTCCTCCAGCTCAATCCCGACGCGGACGGAGGCGTGAGCGACACGGCCGCGGACCGGGTGCGGATAGCGCAGTGA
- a CDS encoding phosphatase PAP2 family protein: protein MNDLFALLLLIGALGYAALRAQPCSKLATGVIAVAAFFGITLLAALAAASLAIGGGEYIDPLLVQIDETFLPFFDWKATTLSLPNDPRLYALLTEIYASLNMQPAAFMLVVLLFGHRHDYHEFMGVWSMALALCILPFAWLPAQSPYIYYGVTEEEMVGAGVTLPWAFFPVLEGIREGHLQALSMNSLSGLVTIPSFHAAGGTVLIWLWWRFRILRWPMVGLNAMMIVAAVPIGSHYVVDIVAGVLVGLLAIVVTKRTLYPRRSGVASDRIILNGIAPPAISY from the coding sequence TTGAATGACCTCTTTGCACTCCTTCTGCTGATCGGCGCTCTCGGATACGCTGCATTGAGAGCGCAGCCCTGCTCGAAGCTTGCGACGGGCGTGATAGCTGTCGCGGCCTTTTTCGGCATTACCCTGCTCGCGGCTCTCGCCGCAGCTTCCCTGGCGATCGGCGGTGGAGAATACATCGATCCTCTCCTCGTTCAGATCGACGAGACGTTTCTCCCCTTCTTCGACTGGAAAGCCACCACGCTCTCATTGCCGAACGATCCGAGGCTCTATGCCCTGCTGACCGAAATCTACGCGTCGCTAAACATGCAGCCTGCCGCCTTCATGCTCGTGGTTCTTCTCTTCGGACACCGTCACGATTACCACGAATTCATGGGCGTATGGTCCATGGCGCTCGCTCTATGCATCCTCCCTTTTGCCTGGTTGCCGGCTCAATCACCCTACATCTATTACGGTGTTACCGAGGAAGAGATGGTTGGGGCGGGGGTAACGCTGCCTTGGGCCTTCTTCCCGGTGCTCGAAGGAATTCGCGAAGGTCATTTGCAGGCTCTTTCGATGAACAGTCTGAGCGGCCTCGTGACCATTCCGAGTTTTCACGCTGCGGGCGGCACCGTCCTCATTTGGTTGTGGTGGCGATTCCGTATTCTGCGCTGGCCGATGGTGGGACTCAACGCTATGATGATCGTGGCCGCCGTGCCTATAGGCAGCCATTACGTCGTCGATATAGTCGCCGGGGTGCTGGTGGGGCTACTCGCGATCGTGGTCACAAAACGCACGCTTTATCCGCGGAGATCAGGCGTTGCCTCCGATCGCATAATTCTCAACGGGATCGCGCCGCCAGCCATCTCTTACTGA
- a CDS encoding CDP-alcohol phosphatidyltransferase family protein: MTPDFKAKITPIDRIQENLVARTERRVLNWLCARLPRWVTPDMLTGTGMAGALMVFGGYVGSNFDRASLWLAVAGYLMHWFGDSLDGSLARFRKIERPRYGYFLDHSCDGFATMLLVVGIGLTPYVELEAALIALAGYLLMSIHAFLSVRVLGELRLSYFNAGPTELRMVLIALTVAMYAAGREPPLIGQLNVFDLFVGGVGLVLVALFLLQTARTARRLAIEEPPRN, translated from the coding sequence ATGACCCCTGATTTCAAAGCCAAGATCACGCCGATCGACCGCATTCAGGAGAACCTCGTCGCCCGGACAGAGCGGAGGGTGTTGAACTGGCTGTGCGCGCGGTTGCCACGTTGGGTGACGCCGGACATGCTGACCGGCACCGGCATGGCTGGCGCGCTGATGGTGTTCGGCGGTTATGTCGGGAGCAATTTCGACCGGGCCTCGCTGTGGCTCGCGGTGGCGGGCTATCTCATGCACTGGTTCGGGGATTCGCTCGACGGCAGCCTCGCACGGTTCCGCAAGATCGAGCGGCCGCGTTACGGCTATTTCCTCGACCATAGCTGCGACGGGTTTGCGACCATGCTGCTGGTCGTCGGCATCGGGCTCACGCCCTATGTCGAGCTGGAGGCGGCCTTGATCGCGCTGGCCGGCTATCTCCTCATGTCGATCCACGCCTTCCTGTCGGTCCGCGTGCTGGGCGAATTGCGCCTATCCTATTTTAACGCCGGGCCTACGGAACTGCGGATGGTGCTGATTGCGCTGACAGTCGCGATGTATGCTGCCGGGCGCGAGCCGCCGCTCATCGGCCAGCTTAACGTCTTCGACCTGTTCGTGGGCGGCGTTGGGCTGGTCCTCGTCGCGTTGTTCCTATTGCAGACCGCACGAACGGCACGCCGGCTGGCGATCGAGGAACCGCCGCGCAACTGA
- a CDS encoding accessory factor UbiK family protein: MQSQNPLIADFVKLANSAAGTFAGMTREARESARERVKETFGGMDFVSREEFDAVKAMASKAREENETLADRITALEARIGGG; the protein is encoded by the coding sequence ATGCAAAGCCAGAACCCGCTCATCGCCGATTTCGTCAAGCTCGCCAATTCGGCCGCCGGCACCTTCGCCGGCATGACCCGCGAGGCGCGCGAGAGCGCCCGGGAACGCGTGAAGGAAACCTTCGGCGGGATGGACTTCGTCAGCCGCGAGGAATTCGACGCGGTGAAGGCGATGGCGAGCAAAGCGCGCGAGGAGAACGAGACGCTCGCCGACCGCATCACCGCGCTGGAGGCGCGCATCGGCGGCGGCTGA
- a CDS encoding mechanosensitive ion channel family protein, whose product MTEPITERVVETAGLLPYPWDLVAYGGIAVLAALAVHGAAFAVLRRIARRSDSESDDVLIRRLAQPTRYALIALALVLTAREIPAFATVWQKVAAFVMPALVGWIALAILHALIEAMKLRADISVADNLAARRRRTKLTMFNRIATFLIVFVTVGLVLLSIPGVRDIGLTLVASAGLAGLAVGAAAQPALKNLIAGVQMALTEPINIDDVVIIEGEWGRIEDIRTTYVVVKIWDERRLIVPTTRFLEETFQNWTKKTAQLLGTVMLYLDPATKIAPIRAEFERLVTANPRWDGRVQVAQVTETARDAIELRLLMSAKDSGELFDLRCDIREGMLDWLADNQPDAFAKLRLLQPE is encoded by the coding sequence ATGACCGAACCGATAACCGAACGGGTGGTCGAGACTGCCGGGCTGTTGCCCTACCCCTGGGACCTCGTCGCCTATGGCGGGATAGCCGTGCTGGCCGCGCTGGCGGTCCACGGGGCCGCCTTTGCGGTCTTGCGGCGGATAGCCCGCCGATCCGACAGCGAATCCGACGACGTGCTGATCCGCCGCCTCGCCCAGCCGACCCGCTACGCCCTGATCGCGCTCGCACTGGTGCTGACCGCGCGCGAGATTCCCGCCTTCGCGACCGTCTGGCAAAAGGTGGCGGCCTTTGTGATGCCCGCACTGGTCGGCTGGATCGCGCTCGCCATTCTCCACGCTCTGATAGAGGCGATGAAGTTGCGCGCCGATATCAGCGTGGCCGACAATCTGGCGGCGCGGCGGCGGCGCACCAAGCTGACCATGTTCAACCGGATCGCCACCTTCCTGATCGTCTTCGTGACGGTGGGGCTGGTGCTGCTCTCGATCCCGGGGGTTCGGGATATCGGCCTGACTCTGGTCGCTTCGGCGGGGCTTGCCGGCCTTGCCGTAGGCGCGGCCGCCCAGCCGGCGCTCAAGAACCTGATCGCCGGCGTCCAGATGGCCCTGACCGAACCGATCAATATCGACGATGTGGTCATCATCGAGGGCGAATGGGGGCGGATCGAGGACATCCGCACCACCTATGTCGTGGTCAAGATCTGGGACGAGCGCCGCCTGATCGTGCCGACCACGCGCTTTCTCGAGGAAACCTTTCAGAACTGGACCAAGAAGACTGCGCAGCTCCTTGGCACAGTGATGCTCTATCTCGATCCCGCCACGAAAATCGCGCCGATCCGCGCCGAGTTCGAGCGGCTGGTAACGGCCAATCCACGCTGGGACGGACGCGTGCAGGTGGCGCAGGTGACCGAGACCGCACGCGATGCGATCGAGCTGCGCCTGCTGATGAGCGCAAAGGATTCGGGCGAATTGTTCGATCTGCGCTGCGACATCCGCGAAGGCATGCTCGACTGGCTGGCCGACAACCAGCCCGACGCCTTCGCCAAGCTGCGGCTCCTTCAACCCGAATGA